In [Limnothrix rosea] IAM M-220, the genomic window AGGATGTTTGATGGCAGACCAAAGTGGTGCTCCACGTCTACGTCACGGCGTTCTTAAATGTGGCCGGGCAATTCAAAATGGCATGGGAGAACAGGCGCAAACTTACCAATGTCAAATGGGTTTTCGTTTAGCTCAAGTCAGTGCCCTAGCTGCTAGCTAATTGGGTTTAAGCAGAACCTAAAGTTTGGAAAAAGCGTTTATTTGCCCGTAAAGAATTACAAAGCTCCGCAATACAGACAGAAATTGTTTGTGAATATAGTCGAAGCTATCAAAGTCAAGGTGTCTGACAGGCTTTAAAGCTTGATTCTATCGGGGTTTAACATGTTAAATCTGTACTAATCTTGGCAACCACGACTATGGCAATAGTGTCGAATTTCCAGCACATTAGGATACGTCTTTGCGGAGATCTGCTGTGTCCCATGTCTGATCCGCTTCATGGGGAAGATCATAATTATCTGATTGGAAAATTTCTTGGAGATCGTCAAAGAGCTGATTACTACGGGCGACTAATCCTGTTTCATCTTCGTGAATTTCTGCCATTTCATACATTGCTTCAATGTCATGGTGACGGAAAGTTTGGGCATCGTGGTGGGCGCGGTATGCACGAAAACCTAAGAGTTTTAAGGCTTCAATGCCGAGGTGAAGGGCGGATTCGAATGTTTCTCGCTCGATAACGTCAACTTTCCGATGGATAAGCTGGTAGGCATGGCGACGGTCAACGGCTCGTACGAGGAGTTTGAGGTGTGGAAATTTTTTTTGGGCTAAGTCGATCATATGTAGGCATTTTTCTACATCGTCGATGGCAATAATTAAAAGTTTGGCATGTTCCGCTCCGGCAGATTGGAGTAAATCCATTCTTGTTGGATCGCCATAGAAGACTTTATGGCCAAATTTACGGAGCATTTCGATGTGAACGGGATCGTTGTCAAGAATGGTTGTTTGGAAACCGTTGGCAATCAGTAGGCGACCTACCACCTGACCGAAGCGACCAAATCCGGCAATGATCACTGGGGTTTTGCCATCGTCAATATTGTCGGGTTTTTGCTGCGGGGCGATCGCCTGAAATCGCGGCTGGATAAACTGTTCGTGAAAAATAATCACCAGAGGGGTCAAGCCCATGGACAACGCGACAATGACAATGAGTAGCGCCACAATTTCTTCTGGTAAAACGTTACTGCTGAGGGCAAAGGAAAAGATCACAAATCCAAATTCGCCGCCTTGGGCTAACGCTGTGGCAAAAAAGAGATTTTCGCTTAGGGGCTGCTGAAATGCTTTGCCGAGGCCAAACAAAATGACACTTTTGAGGAGCATCAAGCCTACGACCAAACCCAAAATCAATAGGGGCTGTGCCCATAGAATATTGAAATTAATCCCGGCACCAACGGAGATAAAAAATAAGCCTAAAAGTAAGCCTTTAAAGGGTTCAACGTTTGTCTCAAGCTCGTGACGATATTCGTTGTCGGCTAGGACAACACCAGCGACAAAGGTGCCGAGGGCTGGGGACAAACCGACTTCACTCATGAGTAATGCGATGCCGATCACTAGCAATAATGCTGTCGCGGTAAAAATTTCTCGCATACCCGTTGTGGCAATAAAGCGAAAAATTGGCCGCATTAAAAATCGACCCATCACGATAATGCCTCCCACTGCACCCATGACAAATAGGGTCTGTTGCCAACCGGGGCGATCGCCGGCGGCAGTTTCAGCGGCAGCGACAAGTATATTTGTCGAGGCAACTAAAGCTGTTGTTTTATCTGTCGTACCAGTCGTGAGTAATGGCATTAATGCCAACATCGGAATGACGGCAATATCTTGAAAGAGCAAGACAGAAAAGCAAGCTTGTCCGGCTTCGGTACGCATTAGGCCTTTTTCGCTGAGGGTCTGTAAAACGATCGCCGTTGAAGATAAGGCTAATGTCATGGCGATCGCCAAACTTGCTTGCCAAGACTGCCCCAATAGCATGGCAATGCCCATAATTGCAGCTGTTGTGACCGCGACCTGCAGACCCCCTAAACCCAAAATAGGGCCGCGCATCCGCCAGAGCAACGGAGGTTGTAGCTCTAAACCAATGAGGAATAGCATCATCACTACGCCAAACTCCGCAAAGTGCATCACCCCCTCCTCTGCTCCCACAAAATTGAAGCCATAGGGGCCAATCACAATCCCTGCAATGAGATAGCCCAGAACGGAGCCTAAACCTAGATGTTTGGCGATGGGAACGGAAAAAACAGCTGCGGCGAGATAAATAAAAGCTTGATAAAAAAAGTCTTGGCTATGCACGGGCTACCTCAGCAGGAGAAGGAATGAAATTTAAATCGTCATTAATATATTCACGGTTGGCGAGTTTTGCCAGTGAACTTTCCCCCGGTGTAAAGCTTTGAGAATACGTTGATAGTGATCGATATAGCCATCAATGTGGTGGCGATCGCCAATTTTGCAAGCACCATAAATCTTAAAAGGCGGTAAATATTCCATATATTCCACACCCCATCACCATGCCGTTTGCCCCAAGGGTGCGAACAATTCACCCATGGAATCATCATCATCTCCCTCGCAACAGTCGGTTTACTGCGCACCACCTGTCGCAATAACGGACAAACATTTTTTCCGTGCAAAGCTGTACCTTCATGGCCATAGGCAAAGCCATATTCCAGCACTAAATCAGGCCACTTTTTTAACATTGCCGGAGCACTGTACCAGAAAAAAGGATGCTGCCACACCACAATATTATGGTCGAGACAGAGCTGCTTTTCCCGCGGCATATTAATGGGAAGATCAAGATATTCGTCCTAGAGATCATTGACCATCACACCATCAAAATCGGCGATCGCCGCCAATAGCGCCCGATTCATACGAGACTTTTGGAGAGGCGGATGGGCAAATAAAACCAAAATCCCATGGAGGACAGCCATATCACACTAAACCAAATAGACGACTACCATAGAGCCATCATGATCCCAAATTCGCCAGCATAGCAGCCTCTATCCCAAAACATCCTTAATCTTTTGACAAGCCTTCCCCAATCAAAATTAAGCTGTATAAAGAGAATTAATTTCTGCTTCGATGGCCTCCACACGCTCTGACGGTAACGCCAATAATTCCAATAAATGTCGATATGTAATGGCCTCAAGGGCATTGACCTCATTGGAACGAATCACCTCATAGCACAACCGTAGCGCAACCTCTTTCTCTTCCACTGTTTGCAGAGGTTCCACCAAAGGTTCGAGGTAGGGGGTATTTACCCCTAAATAATTCTGTAGCTCTTCCCGTAACTCGACCTGATGCTGACTGTCATTTGTGAACTGCTCACTCAGACGTGTCAAAATTACAGCTTTTTGTTCCGGCGCAAAATTTCCATCTGCCCAAGCCATGCTGGCGGCCAAACGAATTAAATTCATCTGTGCGGGTGTAACGCTAGGTGCTTCCCCTAGATACACCTCAATGACCCGTGGATCATTTTGTACCTCGTTCATATTGCCTTCGCATAGCACCGAACCTTGGTGCAAAACAGTCACCTGCCGGGCAATTTGGCGGACAAACTCCATATCATGCTCAATCACGATGAGGGAATGGCTTTCAGCAAGGGCAAGTAATAAATTACCGACATTTTCTGTTTCTTCGTCCGTTAAACCCGCCACAGGTTCATCCACTAGCAACAAATCTGGTGACTGTGCCACAAGCATCCCAATTTCCAGACGCTGTTTTTCGCCATGGGCTAACCATGCCGCTTGGATATCCGCTTTTTCGGTTAAGCCGATCGTTTCTAGTAGACTCACGGTTTGTGTTTTTTCTGTCGCTTTTGCTTTCCCAAAGAGGGTCGCGAAAACATTTTTCTGTTGATTGCAGGCGAGATCGAGGTTTTCACGAACGGTTAGGTTTAGATAAACCCGTGGTGTTTGAAATTTTCGACCAATACCGAGGCGAGCCACTTTGTGCTCTGATAGGCCACTAATGGTTTTGCCTTTAAATCGGACTTTTCCCATTGTTGGTCGTACCTTGCCTGTAATGACATCAAGGAATGTGGTTTTACCCGCACCATTAGGGCCAATAATGACTCGTAGTTCCCCTTTACGCATCGTAAAGTTGAGGTTGTTTAGGGCTTTAAAGCCGTCAAAGCTTACGGTTAGATCTTTGATTTCAAGGATATTTTCGGACATGGTGGCTGTAATTTCGATAATGGAAGCGGGTAATGGTGTCGATCTATGGCGATCGCCAAAAATTAACAAACAAAAGAGTTAACGGGAGCGAATGGCGCACTAGGGCACTTGAGATTCTTCGTCAGCGAATATTTTTTCACCTTCCCTTTGCACTTCAGGATCTTCGTCAATGGCAGGGTAAGT contains:
- the kefC gene encoding glutathione-regulated potassium-efflux system protein KefC — protein: MHSQDFFYQAFIYLAAAVFSVPIAKHLGLGSVLGYLIAGIVIGPYGFNFVGAEEGVMHFAEFGVVMMLFLIGLELQPPLLWRMRGPILGLGGLQVAVTTAAIMGIAMLLGQSWQASLAIAMTLALSSTAIVLQTLSEKGLMRTEAGQACFSVLLFQDIAVIPMLALMPLLTTGTTDKTTALVASTNILVAAAETAAGDRPGWQQTLFVMGAVGGIIVMGRFLMRPIFRFIATTGMREIFTATALLLVIGIALLMSEVGLSPALGTFVAGVVLADNEYRHELETNVEPFKGLLLGLFFISVGAGINFNILWAQPLLILGLVVGLMLLKSVILFGLGKAFQQPLSENLFFATALAQGGEFGFVIFSFALSSNVLPEEIVALLIVIVALSMGLTPLVIIFHEQFIQPRFQAIAPQQKPDNIDDGKTPVIIAGFGRFGQVVGRLLIANGFQTTILDNDPVHIEMLRKFGHKVFYGDPTRMDLLQSAGAEHAKLLIIAIDDVEKCLHMIDLAQKKFPHLKLLVRAVDRRHAYQLIHRKVDVIERETFESALHLGIEALKLLGFRAYRAHHDAQTFRHHDIEAMYEMAEIHEDETGLVARSNQLFDDLQEIFQSDNYDLPHEADQTWDTADLRKDVS
- a CDS encoding NAD(P)H-dependent oxidoreductase — its product is MPREKQLCLDHNIVVWQHPFFWYSAPAMLKKWPDLVLEYGFAYGHEGTALHGKNVCPLLRQVVRSKPTVAREMMMIPWVNCSHPWGKRHGDGVWNIWNIYRLLRFMVLAKLAIATTLMAISITINVFSKLYTGGKFTGKTRQP
- a CDS encoding NAD(P)H-dependent oxidoreductase, giving the protein MAVLHGILVLFAHPPLQKSRMNRALLAAIADFDGVMVNDL